One window of Manihot esculenta cultivar AM560-2 chromosome 17, M.esculenta_v8, whole genome shotgun sequence genomic DNA carries:
- the LOC110605627 gene encoding RNA exonuclease 4 has protein sequence MDSRNESSETLRNKCAACFRQFNRMEHLVEHMRISYHSVHEPMCGICKKHCRSFESLREHLIGPLPKQECKNIFSIRGCKFCLNIFDSYSSRMIHQERCQLSNLSTGLIARMSSLGLRDHLMIDNGYAVGNQVVALACKMVGGGSDGSLDLCGRVCLIDENENIIFHTYVKPPIPVTNYRYESTGIRPEYLRDAMPLKMVQSKIQNFLCNGEPMWKIRPRGGKARILVGHGLDHDLDRLQLEYPAVMIRDTAKYPPLMKTSKLSNSLKYLTQAYLGYDIQTGIQDPYEDCVATMRLYMRMRYQRHAVEAYPFASDPQNRNNFASWRQAELERVSPEELLAISRSDYYCWCLDS, from the exons ATGGACTCTAGAAATGAGTCATCTGAGACTTTAAG GAACAAGTGTGCAGCTTGCTTCAGACAATTCAACAGAATGGAGCACTTAGTGGAGCACATGAGAATCTCCTATCATTCTGTTCATGAACCCATGTGTGGAATCTGTAAGAAACACTGCAGATCCTTTGAATCCTTAAGGGAACATCTTATAG GGCCACTGCCTAAACAAGAATGCAAAAATATCTTCAGTATCCGAGGATGTAAATTTTGCTTGAACATCTTTGATAGCTACAGTTCTCGCATGATTCATCAAGAAAGATGCCAGCTATCAAATCTTAGTACT GGACTAATTGCTCGCATGTCTAGTTTAGGACTGCGAGACCACCTCATGATCGACAATGGCTACGCAGTAGGTAATCAAGTAGTTGCTCTGGCATGCAAAATGGTAGGAGGAGGCAGTGATGGCTCTCTAGACCTTTGTGGAAGGGTTTGCCTCATTGATGAGAATGAAAATATTATCTTCCACACTTATGTCAAACCACCAATTCCAGTGACCAATTACAG GTATGAAAGCACAGGGATTCGGCCCGAGTACCTGAGGGATGCAATGCCATTGAAGATGGTTCAATCTAAGATTCAGAACTTCCTTTGCAATGGTGAACCAATGTGGAAAATTCGACCCAGGGGAGGAAAAGCAAGGATTCTTGTTGGTCATGGTTTGGACCATGATCTTGACCGTCTTCAACTAGAATATCCAGCTGTAATGATCAG GGATACAGCAAAATATCCTCCATTGATGAAAACAAGCAAGCTCAGCAACTCACTCAAATACCTAACTCAGGCCTATCTTGG ATATGACATTCAAACTGGCATACAAGATCCATATGAGGATTGTGTTGCAACAATGAGACTTTACATGAGAATGAGATATCAGCGACATGCAGTAGAAGCTTACCCATTTGCTTCAGACCCACAAAATCGAAACAATTTTGCTTCATGGAGGCAAGCTGAGCTTGAAAGGGTGAGCCCAGAAGAATTGCTTGCAATATCAAGGTCTGATTACTATTGTTGGTGCTTGGATTCTTAG